TGTTTTGTTGCTTTTTTCAGCTCATTTATAATCTGAAGCTGCTTTTTTGACCTGGCTAGCACCTCATGCAAATGGTCTTGATAATTAGGAGTTAAACGCACAACCTTTATTCTACGAATACTTACTTGTTTACCTAAACCCCTTAGCCCCCAGGCACAATACACTCAAGAGCCATTGCCAATGGAACCATATAATAATTAGCCATTTTCTTAGCTAAATCAACTAGATCCTCATTAATTAATACTGTTCCTTCATGTAAAACTGCTTTAATATTGCGCAGTTTATTTTTTTGAATTAGGCTTGTACTTTTTAATCCTACAATAAAACCTGTTATCATTCTACCTCCAAAAGGCACTAATACCTCCATACCTATTTGGATATTGTTTAGATTATTAGGGATTTTATAATCAAATATACGGTCTACGTCGCTATGTATAACATCTACGACAATCTCAGCAATGTTCACATTCAATTACCCTCCCTTAATAGCTAAACGGAATACAAACTTAAGGCGACCAAACGTAGAGACGTTTGCTCGCCATTATATGCTGTTTATGCTAGTTAAAAAATCTACTCTGGTTGCTCTGTTTTTTCTGTTTGAGGTAAATCAGATTGATATAACATAGCGATTTCTTCATTAATTTTATCGTTAAGAATATCTTCTATTTGCTCTTCGTTATTCTTGTAGTAGCTTTCTACTAAATCTTCATCAATTTCTTTTAAAGCCACAGAAACCTCTTTTAATTTATTTATAGCGTTTTTTGACCCAAATTTTTCATCATTCTTTTTATCGTTTTCTTTAAGTCTTATTTGTCTTCCTCTTTGAGAAGCCAAAATTACTAACGCGTATTTATTCTCTACTTTTTCCAATAAATTGTCTATTGATGGTTTAATGAGCAATAGAACACACTCCCTTATCATCTTTGTTTTGCAATTTAACTGCCCTTAATATAGATTCTACATCTTGTATAGCAGATTCTAAAACTGTATTTATTATAACATAATCAAAGCTTTTGACCATAGTTAGTTCCCATTCTGCTGTTATTAATCGTCTTTTTATTTGCTCTTCACTCTCTGTTCCTCGTTCTCTTAGTCTTTTTTCGAGTTCTTGCATGCTAGGAGGTAACAAAAAGACTAACACAGCACGTTCAAAATTCTCTTTTATTTGCAGGGCACCTTGAACATCTATTTCGAGTAAAACATCATATCCCTTATTTAAAGCCTCTTCAATTGGCTTTTTAGGAGTACCATAATAATTATCATGTACCATAGCCCACTCTAATAGTTCCTCATTCTCAATAAGCTGATTAAATTTTTCTGCGGTTGTAAAGTAATACTGCTCTCCCTCTACTTCTCCAACTCGTGATTTTCTTGATGTTATTGAAATAGATTCTTTGAGGTTCTCAAAGTTATTTAGGAGTGTAGTTTTAATTGTTCCTTTACCTACTCCCGATGGTCCACAAAGAACCAATAATATCCCCTCAGACATTTTGACCTCCATAATTCTATGTTTATTCTATATTCTGCACTTGTTCTCTTATTTTTTCAATAATAGACTTCATTTCAACAACCGAGCTACTAATCTCTAAATCTGATGATTTCGCTCCAGTAGTGTTAACTTCTCTATTCATTTCTTGTACTAAAAAATCCAGTTTACGACCAACGGGTCCACCCTTTTCAATTATGCTTTTAAACTGATTAACATGACTTTTTAACCTAACGACTTCTTCATCTATGC
This Clostridium sp. 'deep sea' DNA region includes the following protein-coding sequences:
- the rpoZ gene encoding DNA-directed RNA polymerase subunit omega produces the protein MLIKPSIDNLLEKVENKYALVILASQRGRQIRLKENDKKNDEKFGSKNAINKLKEVSVALKEIDEDLVESYYKNNEEQIEDILNDKINEEIAMLYQSDLPQTEKTEQPE
- the gmk gene encoding guanylate kinase — protein: MSEGILLVLCGPSGVGKGTIKTTLLNNFENLKESISITSRKSRVGEVEGEQYYFTTAEKFNQLIENEELLEWAMVHDNYYGTPKKPIEEALNKGYDVLLEIDVQGALQIKENFERAVLVFLLPPSMQELEKRLRERGTESEEQIKRRLITAEWELTMVKSFDYVIINTVLESAIQDVESILRAVKLQNKDDKGVCSIAH